The genomic interval GGTAGAAGAGAAAATACTGTCGTCTGAAGAACAGAGTAAGACGCTTGAATATGAGCTTTTCGAAGAACTGCGCGTTGAGATTGCCGGTTATGCCGAGCAGATTCAGCAAGTGGCCGAGGCGATTGCCCAAATCGATTGTTTGCAGAGTTTTGCAGAGGTGTCCTACCATAACAATTACTGTAAGCCTGCTATTGCCGATGATCAGAAAATTGATATTAGCAAAGGACGACATCCGGTAGTGGAGCAGATGCTGCCGCCGGGCGATCCGTTTATTCCCAATGACATACATATCGAGAATGAAGACGAGCAGATTCTCATTATTACCGGGCCCAATATGGCAGGGAAAAGTATCATTCTGCGACAGACAGGACTAATTGTGTTACTTGCACAGATCGGTTGCTTTGTACCTGCCGACGAGGCCCATGTTGGTTTGGTGGATAAAATATTTACCCGTGTGGGAGCATCTGATAATCTTGCTGCGGGCGAAAGTACCTTTTTGGTAGAAATGAATGAAGCAGCAAATATCCTGAATAACGCTACGCGTAATTCCTTGATTCTATTGGACGAAGTGGGTCGTGGAACTAGTACTTTTGACGGTCTGAGCATTGCTTGGTCGCTGGCTGAATATCTGCACAACCAGCCTTCGGTGGCGGCAAAAACGCTCTTTGCTACGCACTACCACGAGTTGAACGAGCTCGAAAATATGTATGAGCATATAGCTAATTATAACGTATCGGTCAAAGAGCATGACGATAAAGTAATTTTTCTGCGGAAGCTGGTGCGCGGCGGTGCCGATCACAGTTATGGCATACAAGTAGCTGATATGGCAGGCTTGCCGTCCATCGTTATTGAACGAGCTAAAGAAATTTTGTCGAATCTCGAAAGTCACAGCTTGGATGTGACCGATAGCAACGGTACGCTCGAAGAGGGTGCCCAGAAAAAGAAAGCGGCCGTCAAAAAAGCGGCTGAGGAGATGGAAAAGCAGGGGCAGATTGCCCAGCCATCACTTTTTCAGGCACAGCTCGATCCCAATACCGAGCAGCTTATCGACAAGCTCGAAGCCTGCGACCCTAATCGGATGACCCCCATCGAATCATTGATGCTCGTCTCGGAGCTTAAAAAGCTGGTGGATAAACGTAGTTGATCAATTATCGGATAATGCCTGCATTTTTCTCTGAAAAATGTATTCATAACTGCGTCCGAATGAAGATGGAATCTGAAGGTCTTTAAGTTGGTTCTCGATCTTATTTATTCTTTTTTGGAGTGATGCCCCCTTCCATTTAGTTTTTTCTATTTGTCCTCCCAGCTGTTGTTGTTGATTATTAATTCGTTTTAGTAGATCAAGCCCGCGGCCAGGGTGATAGCCAGCGCGATAGGTATAGGCTACCGCCCAGTAGTCGGCGTCATATTCATATTCATCCAGCCGATCTTTAACCGTGTATTCATACATCTGATTGGCCAGTTTAGTGAGTTCGGCCTCCACCTTTTTGTATTTTTCTTTGCGCTCTCCAATCTCTTGGTTAAGCTCTTCAAATTGTTGTTCCGCCTTGATTTTTGGTTTGCGCTTTTCGGTTTCTTTGATGCCGTGATTATGGACAATATGTGCTAGTTCGTGGGCAGCGAAGAAGGCAAACTCGGCTTCGTTTTTGATCAGTTTAAGTAAGCCCCTGGATACAAATATGGATCCATTTGGTGAGGCATAGCCGGTGATGGACGTTGAATCTAAAATATAGACTTGCACGGGGGTTTCGTAGCGGTGTGAATTTTCGGCAATGACAAGCGTAATATGAGTTAAATACTGTTGCAGAGCCTCATTTTCGACAAGCCCCTGCTGGGCAATAACATTGGCTATGCCCCATCCTGCTTGTTCTCTAAGTGGATCTAATCCCGCAGCTTCATTGGCTTTAAGTTCAAAGCGTGATTGTGCCTTATCCCAACTCCAGTTC from Fodinibius salinus carries:
- a CDS encoding M48 family metalloprotease, whose product is MNRLSTYTALMLLLVLGLSAISATSRIAPITVKSSVDMRNGPGSYYKLLLRLKSGATAKKMDEEQQWLKIKASNKTGWIPRRSTYIEDTEKRTSPDQDQVKTSAEDAFDELADGETDSAGTPSASQAQVAAAVKGFAKDFTSQKTESKNTDLLQNFDGFVSPSAYKEFRNQRLQNWSWDKAQSRFELKANEAAGLDPLREQAGWGIANVIAQQGLVENEALQQYLTHITLVIAENSHRYETPVQVYILDSTSITGYASPNGSIFVSRGLLKLIKNEAEFAFFAAHELAHIVHNHGIKETEKRKPKIKAEQQFEELNQEIGERKEKYKKVEAELTKLANQMYEYTVKDRLDEYEYDADYWAVAYTYRAGYHPGRGLDLLKRINNQQQQLGGQIEKTKWKGASLQKRINKIENQLKDLQIPSSFGRSYEYIFQRKMQALSDN